A single region of the Azospirillum brasilense genome encodes:
- a CDS encoding ABC transporter substrate-binding protein, whose protein sequence is MTVFDPSAVRLSRRRLLAGAAVTAGAVTAGALAAAPLWAGPARAAAAKATLAYGSTGYTWAVPFVAEAAGTWAEAGFDLNTMEFESGRDSMQALLAGSADFSASTDTPVVFAVLQGLRPLILVNYSRYSRDMKIVVRKDAGIDPAKPASLKGRRIATRVGTSGQYMLAKYLEFAGLAQSDVEVVDLTPNNMTSALVRGDIDGFAWSSQSAAVAERQSGGKTAVMTQDGLEKFFQSHQLLLTTEKVVKEKPELVAGAIKALQAAERRIHADGGWADLIARRIHTPPKEILEATSEFTFKIAFDDRFLDDLVAEAEWAIAAGLAKRPAGDLRALFRGLIVDSPLKAVAPDRVTLT, encoded by the coding sequence ATGACCGTGTTCGATCCATCCGCTGTACGCCTCAGCCGCCGCCGTCTGCTGGCGGGCGCGGCGGTGACCGCCGGCGCCGTGACCGCCGGTGCCTTGGCTGCCGCGCCGCTATGGGCCGGCCCCGCGCGCGCCGCGGCGGCCAAGGCGACGCTGGCCTATGGCAGCACCGGCTACACCTGGGCCGTGCCCTTCGTCGCCGAGGCCGCCGGCACCTGGGCCGAGGCGGGCTTCGACCTCAACACCATGGAGTTCGAGAGCGGGCGCGATTCGATGCAGGCGCTGCTCGCCGGCTCCGCCGATTTCTCCGCCTCGACCGACACGCCGGTGGTGTTCGCGGTGCTGCAGGGGCTGCGCCCGCTGATCCTGGTGAATTACAGCCGCTATTCGCGCGACATGAAGATCGTCGTGCGCAAGGACGCCGGCATCGACCCGGCCAAGCCGGCCAGCCTGAAGGGCCGCCGGATCGCCACCCGCGTCGGCACGTCCGGCCAGTACATGCTGGCGAAGTATCTGGAGTTCGCCGGGCTGGCGCAGAGCGACGTCGAGGTCGTCGACCTCACCCCGAACAACATGACCTCCGCCCTGGTGCGCGGCGACATCGACGGCTTCGCCTGGAGCAGCCAGTCGGCGGCGGTGGCGGAGCGCCAATCGGGCGGCAAGACCGCGGTGATGACCCAGGACGGGCTGGAGAAATTCTTCCAGAGCCATCAGCTCCTGCTGACCACGGAGAAGGTGGTGAAGGAGAAGCCGGAACTGGTCGCCGGCGCCATCAAAGCGCTGCAGGCAGCGGAACGGCGGATTCACGCCGACGGCGGCTGGGCCGACCTGATCGCGCGGCGCATCCACACCCCGCCCAAGGAGATCCTGGAGGCGACGTCCGAATTCACCTTCAAGATCGCCTTCGACGACCGCTTCCTCGACGATCTGGTGGCGGAGGCGGAGTGGGCCATCGCCGCCGGCCTCGCCAAGCGTCCGGCCGGCGACCTGCGCGCCCTGTTCCGCGGCCTGATCGTCGACTCGCCGCTGAAGGCGGTGGCGCCCGACCGGGTCACCCTGACATGA
- a CDS encoding FAD/NAD(P)-binding protein, with product MSGPDPLRIVIVGAGVSGSGVAAGLVRAGALDGFSAQVELVDPRPSLGAGLTYAPGGDPRHRVNVPSVRMVAATGRTGEEGAEEDFHRWCLERGVLEADPGGWSEGLHYPARSEFGRYLDERLRSLFAAPGPVRVTHRRDRAVAAHRRGTSGGTGFVVEMAGGRVSEADALVLCTGNPPPVLPGVLATLGGHPRVVADPWAPGALDGVARDDRVLIVGTGLTMGDVVATLLGRGHRGPLTALSRHGLVPRPRPAQATSWTDFTADPATRVGDLLRRVRAAVAAARQAGRPWTDVLESVRLQNGALWSALPMDERRRFQRHLRVWWDVHRFQAAPQIARLMEDARADGRLAVLAGRLVAASAEEDGGLGGGGLWVVHRPRGGDGLVGRGYDALVNCTGAGHGTAFGRDALLAGLAAQGLIRPDRLGLGVEVDDRGRALDSDGRPVPGLFVVGPPTRGSLGEVVGASEIVPHALAVVGALTGLRHGRDQPPPG from the coding sequence ATGAGCGGGCCGGACCCCTTGCGGATCGTCATCGTCGGCGCCGGCGTGTCGGGCAGCGGCGTGGCGGCCGGGCTGGTGCGCGCCGGCGCCCTGGACGGCTTCTCCGCGCAGGTCGAACTGGTGGACCCGCGGCCGTCGCTCGGCGCCGGCTTGACCTATGCCCCCGGCGGCGATCCGCGCCATCGGGTGAACGTGCCCTCCGTCCGCATGGTGGCGGCGACCGGCCGGACGGGGGAGGAGGGCGCGGAGGAGGATTTCCATCGCTGGTGCCTGGAGCGCGGCGTGCTGGAGGCCGATCCGGGGGGCTGGTCGGAGGGGCTTCACTACCCCGCGCGGTCGGAATTCGGGCGCTACCTCGACGAACGGCTGCGGTCGCTCTTCGCGGCGCCCGGACCGGTGCGGGTGACCCACCGCCGCGACCGGGCGGTCGCCGCCCATCGCCGTGGGACCTCCGGCGGAACGGGGTTCGTCGTGGAGATGGCCGGCGGCCGGGTGTCGGAGGCCGATGCCCTCGTTCTGTGCACGGGAAACCCGCCCCCCGTGCTGCCGGGCGTGCTGGCGACGCTGGGCGGACACCCGCGGGTCGTCGCCGATCCCTGGGCGCCGGGCGCCCTCGACGGCGTTGCGCGGGACGACCGGGTGCTGATCGTCGGCACCGGCCTGACCATGGGGGACGTGGTGGCCACGCTGCTCGGCCGCGGCCATCGCGGACCGCTGACCGCCCTGTCGCGCCACGGGCTGGTGCCGCGCCCGCGTCCGGCCCAGGCCACGTCCTGGACCGATTTCACCGCCGACCCGGCCACCCGTGTCGGCGACCTGCTGCGCCGCGTGCGCGCCGCGGTCGCCGCCGCCCGGCAGGCGGGACGGCCGTGGACCGACGTGCTGGAAAGCGTGCGTCTTCAGAATGGAGCGTTGTGGTCCGCCCTGCCGATGGACGAGCGGCGGCGGTTCCAGCGCCATCTGCGGGTCTGGTGGGACGTCCACCGCTTCCAGGCAGCCCCGCAGATCGCTCGTCTGATGGAGGACGCGCGGGCGGACGGACGCCTCGCCGTGCTGGCCGGCCGGCTGGTCGCGGCAAGCGCCGAGGAGGACGGCGGCTTGGGCGGTGGCGGGCTGTGGGTCGTCCACCGGCCGCGTGGCGGGGATGGTCTGGTCGGGCGGGGCTACGATGCCCTGGTGAACTGCACCGGCGCCGGGCACGGTACCGCCTTCGGCCGCGACGCGCTGCTGGCCGGCTTGGCCGCCCAGGGGCTGATCCGGCCGGACCGGCTTGGCCTGGGCGTCGAGGTCGATGACCGCGGACGGGCGCTCGACTCCGATGGCCGACCGGTTCCCGGCCTGTTCGTCGTCGGGCCGCCGACCCGCGGCAGCCTGGGCGAGGTGGTCGGCGCGTCGGAAATCGTCCCTCACGCGCTGGCCGTCGTCGGGGCTCTGACGGGCCTGCGCCACGGCCGCGACCAGCCGCCGCCCGGATAG
- a CDS encoding amidohydrolase, translated as MSEPTLILRNARAITFDPARPRASAVALAGDRILAVGGEEVTGLATASTEVIDLGGATLIPGFNDAHAHMEREGLKRLRPSLAGARSVGDILERVRAVAAETPPGQWIVTMPIGTPPFFFDGAASLAEGRPPDRHELDRAAPDHPVHIPGVFGNWGKPPGHSVLNSRALALNGITAATVPTCSGVEILKDADGEPTGVIVERNSRPTVEFDLLPAVPRFGFAERLEGVRLSQRLYNAQGTTSVYEGHGSAPQTISVYRRLWELGELTVRVGLVVSPSWADIAEARRAMRDWLAHARGAGLGDPWLRLSGVHIAYGGDPAVACCARANLPDTGWSGFVEQALTPADFREACLLAAEHDLRLHTIVSDKLHEVVPVLEAVNERHGLAGRRWVIEHIGRARLADLEALKRLDVLVTTIPTYFLWKGGASYLDEPDGGDLVVPHAHLLRLGIPTAIATDNIPYDPFFTLWTVCNRRERTSGRVIGPDQRLDAETALRLFTVAGAALTFDEGWKGPLRPGFAADLAVLSEDPTAIDPDRLRDLRCRLTVAGGRIVHREGV; from the coding sequence ATGAGCGAACCGACCCTGATCCTGCGCAACGCGCGGGCCATCACCTTCGATCCGGCCCGGCCACGCGCCAGCGCGGTGGCGCTGGCCGGCGACCGCATCCTCGCCGTCGGCGGGGAGGAGGTGACCGGACTCGCCACCGCATCGACCGAAGTGATCGACCTCGGCGGGGCGACTCTGATCCCCGGCTTCAACGACGCCCACGCCCACATGGAGCGCGAGGGGCTGAAACGCCTGCGCCCCTCGCTGGCCGGCGCGCGCAGCGTCGGCGACATCCTGGAGCGGGTGCGGGCGGTGGCGGCGGAAACGCCGCCCGGCCAGTGGATCGTCACCATGCCGATCGGCACGCCGCCCTTCTTCTTCGACGGCGCCGCCAGCCTTGCGGAGGGGCGGCCACCGGACCGGCACGAGCTGGACCGCGCCGCGCCGGACCATCCCGTCCACATCCCCGGCGTGTTCGGCAACTGGGGCAAGCCGCCGGGGCACAGCGTCCTGAACAGCCGGGCGCTGGCGCTGAACGGCATCACGGCAGCGACCGTGCCGACCTGTTCGGGCGTCGAGATCCTGAAGGACGCCGACGGCGAGCCGACCGGCGTCATCGTCGAGCGCAACAGCCGCCCGACCGTCGAGTTCGACCTGCTGCCGGCGGTTCCCCGCTTCGGCTTTGCCGAACGGCTGGAGGGGGTGCGGCTGTCCCAACGGCTCTACAACGCCCAGGGCACCACCAGCGTCTATGAAGGGCATGGCTCGGCGCCGCAGACCATCTCGGTCTACCGCCGCCTGTGGGAGCTGGGGGAACTGACCGTGCGGGTCGGGCTGGTGGTCAGCCCGAGCTGGGCCGACATCGCCGAGGCCCGGCGCGCCATGCGCGACTGGCTGGCCCACGCCCGCGGCGCCGGGCTGGGCGACCCCTGGCTGAGGCTGTCGGGCGTCCACATCGCCTATGGCGGCGATCCGGCGGTGGCCTGCTGCGCCCGCGCCAACCTGCCGGACACCGGCTGGTCGGGCTTCGTCGAACAGGCGCTGACCCCCGCCGACTTCCGCGAGGCCTGCCTCCTGGCCGCCGAGCACGACCTGCGCCTGCACACCATCGTCAGCGACAAGCTGCACGAGGTGGTGCCGGTGCTGGAGGCGGTGAACGAACGCCACGGGCTGGCCGGGCGGCGCTGGGTGATCGAGCACATCGGCCGCGCCCGGCTGGCCGATCTGGAGGCGCTGAAGCGCCTCGATGTGCTGGTGACGACCATCCCGACCTATTTCCTGTGGAAGGGCGGGGCCTCTTATCTGGACGAGCCGGACGGCGGCGATCTGGTGGTGCCGCACGCCCATCTGCTGCGGCTGGGCATCCCGACCGCCATCGCCACCGACAACATTCCCTACGACCCCTTCTTCACCCTGTGGACGGTCTGCAACCGGCGCGAACGGACCAGCGGCCGGGTGATCGGTCCCGACCAGCGGCTGGACGCCGAGACGGCCCTGCGCCTGTTCACCGTGGCGGGCGCCGCCCTGACCTTCGACGAGGGCTGGAAGGGGCCGCTGCGTCCCGGCTTCGCCGCCGACCTCGCCGTGCTGTCGGAGGACCCCACCGCCATCGACCCGGACCGGTTGCGCGACCTGCGCTGCCGCCTGACCGTGGCCGGCGGGCGGATCGTCCATCGCGAGGGGGTATGA
- a CDS encoding O-acetylhomoserine aminocarboxypropyltransferase/cysteine synthase family protein: MTDRSPRFETLAIHGGAFRADPVTGSVAVPIHQTTSYQFQDTAHAQRLFALEELGNIYSRVTNPTVDALEQRLAVLEGGAAAVAVASGQAASFYSVLNLAQAGDNIVTSTDLYGGTWNLFANTLKQVGIEARFVDPADPEAFRRATDDRTRAYYAETLPNPKLNVFPIREVADIGRELGVPLIVDNTAAPLTVRPFEHGAAVTLYSATKYIGGHGTTIGGVLIDGGTFPWEAHAARFPLLTQPDPSYHGAIWTEAAKPLGPIAYALRARVTLLRDIGAALSPQSAFQLIQGLETLPLRIRQHNANAILVANYLKAHAKVTSVIFPGLQEGEARRRADAYLKGGYGALVGFELAGGAEAGRRFIDALKLFYHVANIGDARSLAIHPATTTHSQLSPEDQRASGVTPGYVRLSIGIEHPDDIIADLEQALAEA, encoded by the coding sequence ATGACCGACCGTTCGCCGCGTTTCGAAACCCTGGCCATCCATGGCGGCGCTTTCCGCGCCGATCCCGTCACCGGGTCCGTCGCGGTGCCGATCCACCAGACGACCTCCTACCAGTTCCAGGACACCGCCCACGCCCAGCGCCTGTTCGCGCTTGAGGAGCTGGGCAACATCTACAGCCGCGTCACCAACCCGACGGTCGATGCGCTGGAGCAGCGGCTCGCCGTTCTGGAGGGCGGGGCGGCGGCGGTGGCGGTCGCGTCCGGCCAGGCGGCATCCTTCTACTCGGTTCTGAATCTGGCGCAGGCCGGCGACAACATCGTCACCTCGACCGATCTCTATGGCGGCACCTGGAACCTGTTCGCCAACACGCTGAAGCAGGTGGGCATCGAGGCGCGCTTCGTCGATCCGGCCGACCCGGAGGCTTTCCGCCGCGCCACCGACGACCGCACCCGCGCCTATTACGCGGAGACGCTGCCAAACCCGAAGCTGAACGTCTTCCCGATCCGCGAGGTCGCCGACATCGGCCGGGAACTCGGCGTGCCGCTGATCGTCGACAACACGGCGGCCCCGTTGACGGTGCGGCCCTTCGAGCATGGCGCGGCGGTGACGCTCTATTCGGCGACCAAATACATCGGCGGCCACGGCACCACCATCGGCGGCGTCCTGATCGACGGCGGCACCTTCCCGTGGGAGGCCCACGCCGCCCGTTTCCCGCTGCTGACCCAGCCCGATCCCAGCTATCACGGCGCCATCTGGACGGAGGCGGCCAAGCCGCTCGGTCCCATCGCCTACGCGCTGCGCGCCCGCGTCACCCTGCTGCGCGACATCGGCGCGGCGCTCAGCCCGCAATCGGCCTTCCAGCTGATCCAGGGGCTGGAGACGCTGCCCCTGCGCATCCGCCAGCACAACGCCAACGCCATCCTCGTGGCGAATTACCTGAAGGCGCACGCGAAGGTGACGTCGGTCATCTTCCCCGGCCTTCAGGAGGGCGAGGCCCGGCGCCGGGCGGACGCCTATCTGAAGGGCGGTTACGGCGCGCTGGTCGGCTTCGAGCTGGCCGGCGGTGCGGAGGCGGGCCGGCGGTTCATCGACGCGCTGAAGCTGTTCTACCACGTCGCCAACATCGGCGACGCGCGGTCGCTCGCCATCCACCCGGCCACCACCACCCATTCCCAGCTATCGCCGGAGGATCAGCGCGCCAGCGGCGTGACGCCCGGCTACGTCCGCCTGTCCATCGGCATCGAGCATCCGGACGACATCATCGCCGATCTGGAGCAGGCGCTGGCGGAGGCGTGA
- a CDS encoding 4Fe-4S dicluster domain-containing protein, producing the protein MIELISPTRCTGCNICVAICPMDVFQAASGQAKGAAPAIARQSDCQTCFLCEAHCPDDALYVAPDAETVTGIAEEAVAAAGLFGSYRRAIGWSDGHRDNRSADQTFRLLAPH; encoded by the coding sequence ATGATCGAGCTGATCAGTCCGACCCGCTGCACCGGCTGCAACATCTGCGTCGCCATTTGCCCGATGGACGTGTTCCAGGCGGCGAGCGGGCAAGCCAAGGGGGCCGCGCCCGCCATCGCCCGGCAGTCCGACTGCCAGACCTGCTTCCTGTGCGAAGCCCATTGCCCCGACGACGCCCTCTATGTCGCCCCCGACGCCGAGACGGTGACCGGGATCGCCGAGGAGGCGGTGGCCGCCGCCGGCCTCTTCGGCAGCTACCGCCGCGCCATCGGCTGGAGCGACGGCCATCGCGACAACCGTTCCGCCGACCAGACCTTCCGGCTGCTGGCGCCCCATTGA
- a CDS encoding ABC transporter ATP-binding protein produces the protein MSGPLIAFDRVSQIYAARDGSPVWALRDVSLTVEASEFVCLIGPSGCGKSTLIHLLAGFLTPTSGDVRFRGRPLAGPGPERGVVFQEYALFAWMTARQNVEFGLRMQRVSAPIRRRRALEALDRVGLRHAADRYPHELSGGMRQRVAVARALVVEPEVVLMDEPFAAVDAMTRTTLQEDLLRLWRETGVSVLFVTHNIDEAVFLAQRVVVMGAGPGVIREDLTVDLPYPRDRGSADFGREYARIAAALARGSQKAGGPDGGTDGERRAA, from the coding sequence ATGAGCGGGCCGCTGATCGCTTTCGACCGCGTGTCGCAGATCTACGCGGCCCGCGACGGGTCGCCGGTCTGGGCGCTGCGCGACGTGTCGCTGACGGTGGAGGCCAGCGAGTTCGTCTGCCTGATCGGCCCGTCCGGCTGCGGCAAGTCCACGCTGATCCACCTGCTCGCCGGCTTCCTGACGCCGACCTCGGGGGACGTACGCTTCCGCGGCCGGCCGCTGGCCGGGCCGGGGCCGGAGCGCGGCGTGGTGTTCCAGGAATACGCCCTGTTCGCCTGGATGACCGCGCGGCAGAACGTCGAGTTCGGCCTGCGCATGCAGCGCGTCTCCGCCCCCATCCGGCGCCGCCGGGCGCTGGAGGCGCTGGATCGGGTCGGGCTGCGCCACGCCGCCGACCGCTACCCGCACGAGCTGTCGGGCGGCATGCGCCAGCGCGTTGCCGTCGCCCGCGCCCTGGTGGTGGAGCCGGAGGTGGTGCTGATGGACGAGCCCTTCGCCGCCGTCGACGCCATGACCCGCACCACCCTGCAGGAGGACCTGCTGCGGCTGTGGCGGGAGACCGGGGTGTCGGTCCTGTTCGTCACCCACAACATCGACGAGGCGGTCTTCCTCGCCCAGCGGGTGGTGGTGATGGGGGCCGGGCCGGGCGTCATCCGCGAGGATCTGACCGTCGATCTGCCCTATCCGCGCGACCGCGGGTCGGCGGACTTCGGTCGGGAATACGCCCGCATCGCCGCGGCGCTGGCCCGCGGCAGCCAAAAGGCCGGCGGACCCGATGGCGGGACCGATGGCGAACGGAGGGCCGCGTGA
- a CDS encoding FAD-binding protein — translation MANAPGAPANPSASSLEFDAHLEADVLVLGGGPAGTWAAIAAATAGARTVLADKGFCGTSGATAASGTTLWYVDPDPAKRAAAKAAREGLGGHLADHGWMDRVLDRTHAAVGQLADWGYPFPRDADGRDRRVSVQGPEYMRLMRRRVKQAGVTILDHCPALELLVDDGGAVAGAAGVRRQKGGGWAVRAKAVVIATGGCAFLSKALGCNVLTGDGLLMAAEAGADLSGMEFSNAYAIAPAFGSVTKTLLYQWASFTRADGAVIPGAASKGGRSVIARVLATEPVYARLDRAEPELSAAMRQAQPNFFLPFDRVGIDPFTQRFPVTLRLEGTVRGTGGLRLVNERCATAVPGLFAAGDAATREPICGGFTGGGSHNAAWAMSSGHWAGQGAADHARALGNGARALRRAGGAGLGEGRGAAIDAGALTRAVQAEVFPYHINYFRTEEGLTGALTRLDRLWSDAAGAAPSSADDSLRVREAAAMLATARWMYRSALARTESRGMHRRLDHAALDPAQRHLLTVGGLDEVHVSARPAPLHPDPVGAKRELAA, via the coding sequence ATGGCCAACGCGCCCGGCGCTCCCGCCAACCCATCCGCTTCATCTCTTGAATTCGACGCCCACCTTGAGGCCGACGTCCTCGTTCTGGGCGGCGGCCCCGCCGGCACTTGGGCGGCCATCGCCGCCGCAACCGCCGGTGCCCGCACCGTCCTGGCCGACAAGGGCTTCTGCGGCACGTCCGGCGCCACCGCAGCGTCGGGAACCACGCTGTGGTACGTCGACCCCGACCCGGCCAAGCGCGCGGCGGCCAAGGCGGCGCGCGAGGGGCTCGGCGGTCATCTGGCCGATCACGGCTGGATGGACCGCGTGCTCGACCGCACCCATGCGGCGGTCGGCCAGCTGGCCGACTGGGGCTATCCCTTCCCGCGCGACGCCGATGGGCGTGACCGCCGCGTGTCGGTGCAGGGGCCGGAATACATGCGGCTGATGCGCCGCCGGGTGAAACAGGCCGGCGTGACCATCCTCGACCATTGCCCGGCGTTGGAGCTGCTGGTCGATGACGGCGGCGCCGTGGCCGGCGCGGCCGGTGTGCGGCGGCAGAAGGGGGGCGGCTGGGCCGTCCGGGCGAAGGCGGTGGTCATCGCCACCGGCGGCTGCGCCTTCCTCAGCAAGGCGCTCGGCTGCAACGTGCTGACCGGCGACGGGTTGCTGATGGCGGCGGAGGCCGGGGCCGACCTGTCGGGAATGGAGTTCTCCAACGCCTACGCCATCGCCCCGGCCTTCGGGTCGGTGACCAAGACCTTGCTCTATCAGTGGGCCAGCTTCACGCGGGCAGACGGCGCGGTCATTCCGGGCGCCGCGTCCAAGGGGGGCCGTTCGGTCATCGCGCGGGTCCTGGCGACCGAGCCGGTCTACGCCCGCCTCGACCGGGCCGAACCGGAGCTGTCGGCGGCGATGCGCCAGGCCCAGCCGAACTTCTTCCTGCCCTTCGACCGCGTCGGCATCGACCCCTTCACCCAGCGCTTCCCGGTGACCCTGCGGCTGGAGGGCACGGTGCGCGGCACCGGCGGCCTGCGGCTGGTGAACGAGCGCTGCGCCACCGCGGTGCCCGGCCTGTTCGCCGCGGGGGACGCCGCGACGCGCGAGCCGATCTGCGGCGGCTTCACCGGCGGCGGCAGCCACAACGCCGCCTGGGCGATGTCGAGCGGCCATTGGGCCGGGCAGGGCGCCGCCGACCATGCCCGCGCCCTGGGGAACGGGGCTCGCGCGCTGCGGCGGGCCGGCGGCGCCGGACTGGGCGAGGGGCGCGGCGCGGCAATCGACGCCGGGGCGCTGACCCGCGCCGTCCAGGCCGAGGTCTTCCCCTACCACATCAACTATTTCCGCACGGAGGAAGGGCTAACCGGCGCGCTCACCCGGCTGGACCGGCTGTGGAGCGACGCCGCCGGAGCCGCGCCGTCCTCGGCCGACGACTCCCTGCGCGTGCGGGAGGCCGCGGCGATGCTGGCGACGGCCCGTTGGATGTACCGGTCGGCGCTGGCGCGCACGGAATCGCGCGGCATGCACCGCCGCCTCGACCACGCCGCCCTCGATCCGGCGCAGCGCCATCTGCTGACGGTCGGAGGGCTGGACGAGGTCCATGTCTCCGCCCGTCCGGCGCCGCTCCATCCAGATCCGGTTGGGGCGAAGCGGGAGCTGGCCGCATGA
- the cysE gene encoding serine O-acetyltransferase — MGRIVTPARFAQATANHGGFETDSDRERAALWARLRAEAEAAADGDPLLRSFIHIAVLSHDGFASALGGHLARKLGDWYIPAERLADITEQAHAGDPGIVAAAVADLTAIVTRDPAADGILTPFLYFKGFHALQWHRVAHWLWTQGRRDLAHFLQSRVSEVFAVDIHPAVSIGRGVLIDHGTGVVIGETAVVGDDVSILQGVTLGGTGKEHGDRHPKVRDGVLLAAGAKVLGNIEVGRHAKVGAGSVVLKPVPAGATVAGVPARVVGWSTSGQAPAVEMDMSLPEPEYTI, encoded by the coding sequence ATGGGCCGCATCGTCACCCCCGCCCGCTTCGCACAAGCGACCGCCAACCATGGTGGATTCGAGACGGACTCCGACCGGGAGCGGGCGGCCCTGTGGGCGCGTCTGCGCGCCGAGGCGGAGGCCGCGGCGGACGGCGATCCGCTGCTGCGCAGCTTCATCCACATCGCGGTGCTGTCGCACGACGGCTTCGCCTCCGCGCTCGGCGGGCATCTGGCGCGCAAGCTGGGCGACTGGTACATCCCCGCCGAGCGGCTGGCCGACATCACCGAGCAGGCCCATGCCGGCGATCCCGGCATCGTCGCGGCGGCGGTCGCCGACCTGACGGCCATCGTGACCCGCGATCCGGCCGCGGACGGAATTCTGACGCCCTTCCTCTACTTCAAGGGGTTCCACGCTCTGCAATGGCACCGCGTCGCCCACTGGCTGTGGACGCAGGGGCGCCGCGACCTCGCGCATTTCCTGCAGAGCCGGGTGTCGGAGGTGTTCGCGGTGGACATCCATCCCGCCGTCTCCATCGGGCGCGGCGTGCTGATCGACCACGGGACGGGGGTGGTGATCGGCGAGACTGCCGTGGTCGGCGACGACGTGTCGATCCTCCAGGGCGTCACGCTGGGCGGCACCGGCAAGGAGCATGGCGACCGTCATCCCAAGGTGCGCGACGGGGTGCTTCTGGCCGCCGGGGCCAAGGTGCTGGGCAACATCGAGGTGGGCCGCCACGCCAAGGTCGGCGCCGGCAGCGTCGTTTTGAAACCGGTTCCGGCCGGCGCCACGGTGGCCGGCGTTCCCGCCCGCGTCGTCGGCTGGTCCACCTCCGGCCAGGCTCCGGCGGTGGAAATGGACATGAGCCTGCCCGAACCCGAATACACGATCTGA
- a CDS encoding ABC transporter permease, translating into MTATTEGMTGNRRATPRRPAAETPSDGAAFAEEFRRAHRRGRRRAAWLRALLNVTGILLFLAVWEAVPRLGTWVNPVLLPPPSVVFDTFVPMLLSGEIPANILVSLRRAALGFAIATATGVTAGLLTARIGLLHHVSEPILHGFRSVPSIALVPLSVLWFGIGEGSKVALVAWGSFFPIWITTFIGVRDVPAAYLRSAACLGAGRLATLLLVVLPAALPMILAGLRQGIAVSLILLVAAELSGAREGIAYMMSTGHQMFRVDIMLIGLVLLGTFGFIADRLFVALIRRLFPWYTTAS; encoded by the coding sequence GTGACCGCGACGACGGAAGGCATGACCGGCAATCGCCGCGCCACCCCCCGGCGCCCGGCGGCGGAGACGCCGTCCGACGGCGCCGCCTTCGCTGAGGAATTCCGCCGCGCCCACCGCCGTGGCCGGCGGCGGGCGGCGTGGCTGCGCGCCCTGCTGAACGTGACGGGCATCCTGCTGTTCCTGGCGGTCTGGGAGGCGGTGCCGCGGCTCGGCACCTGGGTCAATCCGGTGCTGCTGCCGCCGCCGTCGGTGGTGTTCGACACCTTCGTCCCGATGCTGCTGTCCGGCGAGATTCCGGCCAACATCCTGGTCAGCCTGCGCCGGGCGGCGCTCGGCTTCGCCATCGCGACGGCGACCGGCGTGACCGCCGGGCTGCTGACCGCGCGCATCGGCTTGCTGCACCATGTCAGCGAGCCGATCCTGCACGGCTTCCGCTCCGTCCCCTCCATCGCGCTGGTGCCGCTGTCGGTGCTGTGGTTCGGCATCGGGGAAGGGTCGAAGGTGGCGCTGGTCGCCTGGGGCAGCTTCTTCCCGATCTGGATCACCACCTTCATCGGCGTGCGCGACGTGCCGGCGGCCTATCTGCGCTCCGCCGCCTGCCTGGGGGCGGGGCGGCTGGCGACGCTGCTGCTGGTGGTTCTGCCGGCGGCGCTGCCGATGATCCTGGCGGGCCTGCGGCAGGGCATCGCCGTCTCGCTGATCCTGCTGGTCGCCGCCGAGCTGTCGGGCGCGCGGGAGGGCATCGCCTACATGATGTCCACCGGCCACCAGATGTTCCGCGTCGACATCATGCTGATCGGGCTGGTGCTGCTCGGCACCTTCGGCTTCATCGCCGACCGCCTGTTCGTGGCGCTGATCCGTCGCCTGTTCCCCTGGTACACCACCGCCTCCTGA